A stretch of Desulfuromonas acetexigens DNA encodes these proteins:
- a CDS encoding HNH endonuclease has product MEPFLEVTEEDERREREKARELRQSRWWKNRIATGICYYCGMKVAPKELTLDHLVPVSRGGKSTKTNCVPACKSCNNKKKNLLPMEWEDYLAGLGREDRA; this is encoded by the coding sequence ATGGAACCGTTTCTGGAGGTAACCGAAGAAGATGAACGCCGCGAGCGGGAAAAGGCCCGGGAGTTGCGCCAAAGCCGCTGGTGGAAAAACCGCATTGCCACCGGCATCTGTTATTACTGTGGGATGAAGGTGGCGCCGAAAGAGCTGACCCTCGACCATCTCGTCCCCGTCTCCCGGGGGGGTAAAAGCACTAAGACCAATTGCGTGCCGGCTTGTAAAAGCTGCAACAACAAGAAAAAGAACCTGTTGCCCATGGAATGGGAAGACTATCTCGCCGGACTGGGGCGGGAAGATCGTGCGTAG
- a CDS encoding class I SAM-dependent methyltransferase, translating to MTTESYDFSRCKLCGAAAAAPRYRLKTTTIQVCAACDFHFINQLDVMPTERPEAEVRTLDVVAWNFIEKQLKKNRRLLEQRLALVARHLPLNETECLDIGAGVGLFGHLLQEAGATSFGIEPQLIFRQFAEEKYRLQLRAETIEHPFWQERHAGHFAVVTLWDTLEHLNFPVETLRDAIQVMKPGGLLFLDTPSRDSFYYRISEWSYRLSNGANPLFLNSLYSPKPFRHKQIFTVQQLTDLIERLGLKVVELNRSGLFDSSNKIMLVAQKPGDSAR from the coding sequence ATGACGACTGAATCTTACGATTTTTCGCGCTGCAAGCTCTGCGGGGCGGCGGCCGCCGCCCCGCGCTACCGGCTCAAGACCACCACCATCCAGGTCTGCGCGGCCTGCGACTTTCATTTCATCAACCAACTCGATGTCATGCCCACCGAGCGACCGGAGGCGGAAGTCCGCACCCTCGACGTCGTCGCCTGGAATTTCATCGAAAAACAGCTCAAAAAAAATCGCCGCCTGCTTGAGCAGCGCTTGGCCCTGGTCGCCCGTCATCTCCCCCTGAACGAAACGGAATGCCTCGATATCGGCGCCGGGGTCGGGCTCTTCGGCCACTTGCTGCAAGAAGCGGGTGCGACGTCCTTCGGTATTGAACCGCAGCTGATTTTCCGTCAGTTCGCGGAGGAGAAATACCGCCTGCAACTGCGCGCTGAAACGATTGAACACCCCTTCTGGCAGGAGCGCCACGCGGGGCACTTCGCGGTCGTGACCCTCTGGGACACCCTGGAACACCTCAACTTTCCCGTGGAGACCCTGCGTGACGCCATTCAGGTCATGAAACCGGGCGGCCTCCTTTTTCTCGACACTCCCTCGCGGGATTCCTTCTACTACCGCATCAGCGAGTGGTCCTACCGCCTCAGCAACGGCGCCAATCCGCTCTTTCTCAACTCCCTCTACTCCCCCAAACCTTTCCGGCACAAACAGATCTTCACGGTGCAACAGCTGACAGATCTGATCGAACGACTCGGGTTGAAGGTCGTCGAACTAAACCGCTCGGGCCTCTTCGATTCCAGCAACAAAATCATGCTGGTAGCGCAAAAACCAGGCGACTCCGCCCGCTAA